A window from Endomicrobiales bacterium encodes these proteins:
- a CDS encoding flippase-like domain-containing protein, which translates to MIKQTIKIILGVIILVVAVYYLSLGANFSKIAESFAKVNFFFFSLACLFLVLTTLVKVFRWRFMLADVKEIKFRSLLSVFYIAQFFSNILPFRAGDVFQVVYLGKKEKVSKAIVLSSVIAYQVVDFISLLVIFIVASFFFVVSKNMFELALILFIFSLVVLGLYVFFHRRIAGFLSGKEGWLYKKTHLLNDGLKMFGKLNVLYITIFYSICMWILAFAQSYLILLAFGIKLSVSKIFLYLVVPMLVSILPSTPGSFGIWELGAVGTLSLFGIEKSLAIAISFTNHFAGFIISFMFGLYFVVSNGLMGFVFGKKILNEGNEREGSL; encoded by the coding sequence ATGATTAAACAAACAATAAAAATTATTTTAGGCGTAATAATATTGGTCGTTGCTGTATACTATCTTTCTCTTGGTGCGAATTTTTCAAAAATTGCAGAATCGTTTGCTAAAGTAAATTTTTTCTTTTTTTCTCTTGCTTGTCTGTTTTTGGTTTTAACTACATTGGTTAAGGTTTTTCGGTGGAGATTTATGCTTGCAGATGTAAAAGAAATTAAATTTAGGTCGCTTCTTTCTGTTTTTTACATAGCACAGTTTTTTTCAAATATTCTTCCATTTCGTGCTGGAGATGTATTTCAAGTTGTTTATCTTGGGAAAAAAGAAAAGGTCAGTAAAGCGATAGTATTATCATCGGTAATTGCTTACCAAGTTGTTGATTTTATTTCGTTACTTGTGATTTTTATTGTTGCTTCATTTTTCTTTGTAGTTTCAAAGAATATGTTTGAACTTGCTTTAATTTTATTTATTTTCAGTTTAGTTGTTTTGGGTTTATATGTGTTCTTTCACAGAAGAATAGCAGGGTTTCTCTCAGGGAAAGAAGGTTGGCTTTATAAAAAGACACATTTGTTGAATGATGGGCTAAAGATGTTTGGCAAACTAAATGTGTTATATATCACAATCTTTTATAGTATTTGTATGTGGATACTTGCTTTTGCACAGTCGTATCTAATATTGTTGGCTTTTGGTATAAAGTTGTCAGTTTCAAAAATATTTCTTTACTTGGTTGTTCCAATGTTGGTAAGCATTTTACCATCAACGCCAGGTTCTTTTGGTATTTGGGAATTGGGTGCGGTTGGTACACTTTCATTGTTTGGTATTGAAAAATCGCTTGCCATAGCTATTTCATTTACAAATCATTTTGCGGGGTTTATCATTAGTTTTATGTTTGGTTTATATTTTGTTGTTAGCAACGGTCTTATGGGTTTTGTTTTTGGTAAGAAAATATTGAACGAAGGTAATGAACGAGAGGGAAGTTTATAA
- a CDS encoding glycosyltransferase family 4 protein: MIADLPLMNKPRILIIHGKTEKNNASNYSFERFLNERFDIDSCVISEPYPYPYPYVFKIFSPVRVLLAHRRWLKKYSAIVVMNLTYAMLLALIRKLTGNMIMPARFVVLDVGSTKMYYDMNIFVRCGIRWLAGSFSSVLCLSQSSVNFWREITNQKVKSILIYLPAGDGYFDVTTSHGDYLFSAGRYGRDFQTLFSAINNTDEKLIVVGGVSQYKSIASEITANPNVTYLEEIEHHEFVKLMAGARIVVIPLMATAYHTGQTVLVQAMAMGKTVIVSRAPGTSDYAEDGVDVFFYEPGNVSQLHNLILRLKNNPAEANRVAKNARKRAERDFRESTFAAVILGIILKKCCYF; this comes from the coding sequence ATGATCGCAGATCTACCGCTTATGAATAAACCTCGCATCTTGATTATCCATGGAAAGACGGAAAAAAATAATGCGTCTAATTATTCGTTTGAGCGTTTTTTAAATGAGCGTTTTGATATTGATTCTTGTGTAATATCAGAACCGTATCCATACCCGTATCCGTATGTGTTCAAAATTTTTTCTCCGGTCAGGGTGTTGTTGGCACATAGGCGCTGGCTCAAAAAATATTCTGCAATTGTTGTAATGAATTTAACATATGCGATGCTTCTTGCGCTTATACGAAAGTTGACAGGAAACATGATAATGCCTGCAAGGTTCGTTGTGCTAGATGTTGGTTCAACTAAGATGTATTACGACATGAATATTTTTGTTCGCTGTGGTATCCGTTGGCTAGCTGGATCTTTTAGTTCAGTATTATGCCTATCACAATCTAGTGTGAATTTTTGGCGTGAAATAACAAATCAAAAAGTGAAAAGTATATTAATTTATCTTCCCGCAGGTGATGGTTATTTTGATGTCACAACTTCACACGGTGATTATTTATTTTCTGCTGGACGATACGGGAGAGATTTTCAAACATTATTTTCGGCCATAAATAATACGGACGAGAAACTCATTGTTGTTGGTGGTGTTTCGCAGTACAAGTCAATTGCGTCTGAGATTACTGCAAATCCAAATGTTACATATCTGGAAGAAATTGAACATCATGAGTTTGTAAAGCTTATGGCAGGGGCGCGTATTGTTGTAATACCGCTAATGGCAACTGCGTACCACACGGGTCAGACGGTTCTTGTGCAAGCAATGGCGATGGGGAAAACTGTAATTGTATCTCGAGCTCCTGGTACATCTGATTATGCAGAAGATGGTGTTGATGTGTTTTTTTATGAGCCAGGGAATGTATCTCAGTTACATAATCTTATTCTGCGCCTTAAAAATAACCCTGCTGAGGCTAATCGCGTTGCGAAAAATGCTCGTAAGCGAGCAGAAAGAGATTTTAGAGAATCAACATTTGCTGCTGTCATTTTGGGCATAATACTCAAAAAGTGTTGCTATTTTTGA
- a CDS encoding class I SAM-dependent methyltransferase, with translation MEKSGIYNELFTKYSNRPLGDHKIIKILKFFDGKKFDSFLDVGCSDGCLTEVIAKKIGAKNIYGIDISKEAVEKAKARGIDAVCADMDKDKFPFKSSSFDFIFCGDVIEHVFDPDRIVEFIYWALKPEGSVLILTPNLAAWHARIFLLFGYNPFSCSVSFKNNGAGKPFLLNSGNNTEHIRFFTLKALCDLLKMNNFCINKKFAFYSTTPKDLPLPIYLFVDIVDRFFSIFRSLSSIVGIYAKKL, from the coding sequence ATGGAAAAGAGTGGAATATATAATGAGTTGTTTACTAAATACAGTAATAGACCATTAGGTGACCATAAAATTATAAAAATATTAAAATTTTTTGATGGTAAGAAGTTTGATAGTTTTTTGGATGTTGGTTGTAGTGATGGATGTCTAACGGAAGTTATTGCTAAAAAAATAGGTGCGAAAAATATTTATGGTATTGATATTTCTAAGGAAGCAGTTGAGAAAGCCAAAGCTCGTGGTATTGATGCTGTTTGCGCAGATATGGATAAAGATAAATTTCCATTTAAAAGTAGTAGTTTTGATTTCATTTTTTGCGGTGATGTCATTGAACATGTTTTTGACCCAGATCGTATAGTTGAGTTCATATATTGGGCATTAAAACCCGAAGGGAGTGTTCTTATTCTTACCCCAAACTTAGCGGCATGGCATGCTCGTATATTTTTACTTTTTGGATATAATCCGTTTTCCTGTTCTGTTAGTTTCAAAAACAATGGGGCTGGGAAACCTTTTTTGTTAAATTCAGGAAACAATACCGAGCATATAAGATTTTTTACACTCAAAGCGTTGTGTGATTTATTGAAAATGAATAATTTTTGTATAAATAAAAAATTTGCTTTTTATTCTACAACTCCAAAGGACTTGCCACTGCCAATATACTTGTTTGTTGACATAGTAGACAGATTTTTTTCAATTTTCAGGTCATTATCATCAATTGTTGGTATATATGCAAAAAAGTTATGA